DNA from Ignisphaera sp.:
TCGCCATATAATCAAATTGCAACGGGTTTGCATATTTATGGAGATCAGATTTGTTGACAGGGTTGAGGAGCTCGATAAACTCATGGCCTATGCCGAAAAAGGTTTCTACCTTATTCTACATCTCTACGGCCCCGAGGAAAGCGGCGAAACAAGGCTTTTGAAGGAGTTTTACAAGGTTGTTGTTGAAATGCCTACATGCAGTAGCTGTGCAATATGATAGTTAGTACAACGACAACGTCCTACGAGGTTTATGTAGAGACTGATAAGACTTACCGGGTAATAACTTCGGTTTCGTGTTGGAGCTGGTCTAACTATGATAAGAAGACGGGTACATGGAAGACTAGGGTCACAGATGAGGATGTTAGCTACATAAACAGTATGCTGGGAACAAGCTTTAAAGCCCCCCAGAGCTTGCCGACTACCTAGTTTCACCAGTCTATGGCGATATGGCGACAGCATTAAAGCGGCAGTTGATAGCGACTCTACTAAACCTCGAACACAGCTATATAAGCAGTAGCACAGCAATTTACTATAACGGGCAATTCACTACTATAGGAAATGTCGTTAACGAGGCAATAAATGCTTTGAACAGTGGCGATAGATGTGTGCAAGAATACTATAAGACTCTGCTGGGCTACATAAACAACAATAATGTGTATATAGTTTACCCAATGTAAATGTAAAATATTCGAAATCCAACTTTTTAATATATTTTTAACATATTCTGAGTGTCTTTAACATGAAGCCGTTCCATACTCATGTTTGGTAAGCCTTGAAAGTTTTAAGATATAGTTCAATGAGATTATTAAAAAGATTATAGCTAAACCAAAAAATTTTGATAATAGGAAGAATTAATTGGGTAGCGGTAATGGGTGCTTTGCCTGAGCTAATATTTTCGCTTCTTTTTTCCCAGATTCTCGTTTTAATGGCTTTACATAGTTCATTAACAACATCTTGAAGATAATAGGCAACCATATCGTCTAAGCTCTTTAACCCTCCTCATATTTATAGGCCTAGCACTTCTCTTAGATTGCGATCATAAGCAAAAATCTTTTGTTCGTCAACTCAAATCCGCTACCACAATGTTATTCAATTAAAATTGTTTTGATTCCAAGTTTGTTGGCGATATTCGCTTGTCTGCTATCGCTTGTGAGTAGCTCTCTTCTGTTCTCTAGTGCTTGGGCTATGTATAGAGCGTCGTAGACAGATATGCTGTTGTCTAGCGCTATACTGAATGCCTTGTCTATGTACCTCTCCTGAGGCTCGATAATTATTATCTTCTCGTCTATAAGCTTTTTGAGTTGGCTGAAAATAGCTAGGGCCATATCATTGGAAATGTATCTATGTAGCACCGCATGTTTCCATATAGCGTTGGCCACCTCTTTGACCACATGGTCTACAGAATACACAGGCTGTAGCAAATAGCTCTCGACCACTCTCCAACCCTCCTCTCTCAGAAGATATTTTGCTAACGCAGAGGCGTCAATTACTATCACGATCCTCCCTCAAATACCTAGTTACCGTGCCCCTGGGAACCTCGGGAAGCTGCTCAATCACCTTGCGAACCTCTTCCAGTACATAAACCCTGCGAAGCTCCTCAACACGCCTCTCAATAAATTTCCTGATCTCCTCACCCCAATCAACATATCCTTTTAACATATCCATCTGCTCCTTAAGCTTCTTCGGTACACGAATACTTATAACAACACTCATAATACACAACAAAATATATTATACGTACTACGAATTATAAACTCTACTCGTATACAGACAATACCGAGCTATACTATAGCTACATCAAAATGGAAAACCATAACACTGCAAAGTCTGCGCCCATTTTTATTTTGCATTGTGTTTTCACAGCATAGATAAAACTGTTCACAAAGCTAATAACGAATTTATCGGAGCTCTACTAGCTAAAAGAATGTTTAAAGTCAAGAGATTTGAGACTACTCTTTGAAATTTATTAACACAGGATATGAGTTGAGGAAATTCAGAAGAGATATCAAAGGTCTTGAAGAGACATTAGGGATATTAGAAGAACTGCTAAGAGACGTAGTGAAAAGAATATTGATTGTGACTATACATGCTTAGTAACAACAACATAATAGGTAGGAGAGTAATAATGTTTAAAAGAGCAGAATGTAAAAGCATGAATACTACTTCAATATTCAAGGTTGTGGCAGAAGTGGTTAAGTCTTTAAGTCTAAGAGAAATATTCGAGAGTATATCGATGAACTTGTACCAAGATAGCTCATGAAGAAGATAGTGAATATTGCTAGGCAGAGTCTTGGTGTTAATAATGTCCTAAGAAATCAAAGGGTGTTTCAAGGAGCTTAGGACAAAGATTTTTGTGGATATTGAGACGTTAATGTGCATCAAAGAGGAGTTTAAAAGGATTCGTCACAGAAATAATTGTAGAGCCCCCACGTGGAATAAGGGCTACATCCAGAAATGACTATGTAGAGTAAGGTTAAAACAGCTCAACCAGCCTTAAAACAATATACATTGTTATATCTGCATTTATAAATTGTAGTAGCATAAGTTATTGCATCAAAATAATATTTAAGAATACAAACTTAATCAATACTATTACTAGTGCATAGGTGAAGTCATTTGTTGTCCATATCTACTATTAGTCAAGCCGAAAAACTTGTACTTGGCGCAACAATCCTAGGGACCGGTGGTGGGGGAAACCCTGGAGAGGGCTTAGCAATGCTGAAGAGGGTGCTAGAAGCAGGTAAACGCATTGACATAGTGGATTTGGGAGAGCTACCAGAGGATAGTGTTGTAGTGGTTCCATACTATGTTGGTTCCATAGCCCCTGGTCTGGCGCCTAAGAAGCAGATTAAAATAATTAACGCTATTGAGAAAGCTTTTGAAATTATGGAAAAAGAGCTGGGTGCTAAAATAGCTGGTGTAGTCGCTAGTGAGCTCGGCGGCGAAAACACGCCTATAGCACTAAAGATTGCGGCAGAGATTGGTATACCAGCTATAGATGGAGACCTTTTGGGGAGGGCTGCCCCAGAACTACACCAGTGCACAGTCCACATATTCAATATACCAATGCACCCCTCTGTCCTGGTGTCGGAGACAGGCAACGTGGTGATCATGAGAGGGTATGCTGATATAGACGACTACGAGGCGATAGCTAGATATCTATCAGTACTTAGTGGCAGATATGTAGCCGTTGTTGATACACCAATGAAGAGACATGAAGCAGAGAAAGCAGTGGTGAGAGGAACTATCTCAAAGTGTATTAGGCTTGGCGAAGAGGTATTAAAAGCGAGAGCTGAGGGAAGAGACCCAGTTAAAGCAATAGCTGAAGTACTAGAGGGCTGGGCAGTCTTCAAAGGAGTTGTCGAGAGGTATACTTGGCGAAATGAAGGTGGGTTCTTGAAAGGCGAGGCCATTGTAAGAGGAGTTGGTTTGTTCTCGGGAAGGGTTTTGAAGTCGTGGATAATGAACGAGCACATAATGGTCTGGATAGACAATGAACCCCTGGTTATGCCCCCCGACTTATTCATGCTGGTAATGGACGATGGAACACCTATAACCAATACTGAGCTGAAAGAAGGTATGGTGGTCAACGGCATAGCCGCTAAAGCACCTAGTGTCTGGAGAACACCACGAGGACTTGAATTATTTGGCCCAAGGCACTTCGGATTCAACTATGACTATATACCTGTCGAGGAGTTGGTAAAAGAGCGTGGCCTTACATGAAAATCCTTGTAATAAACCCCGTTGGACACTCAACTTGGAACGAGAATGATAGAAACCTGTATAAAAGGTTTCTTTCACCCAATACTGTGGTGGAGGTCATCTCTCTACCTAGAGGCCCTAGAACAGTAGAATCGCAGGAGTCCTACGAAGAGGCTTCTCACCTTGTCGTAGAAATAGGTACAAAACTTGTTAACACATATGATGGGATAATAGTAAACTGCTTCCTCGACCCTGGAGTCGATGAACTAAGGCTTAAAACAGGTAATTTAGTGATTGGCGCAGGAGAAGCATCTCTAACTCTTGCAAGACTTTACGGTCGCCCAATCTATATAGTGACTGTTGGAGCCGAGAAACATGCCCTTAACTTGATTTGGAACAGGGTAAAGAGCTTAGGTTTCGAGAATGTGGTAGCAGACGTAATTGGCGTACCACTTGGTGTAGAGGACATAGATAAAGACAAGGAAAAGACACTAAATATGTTACTTGAAGCCACTAAACCTATCGCATCAAAGGAGCGCTGGATAACCTTTGTGTTAGGATGTACTGGATTCGGGGGATATGCAGAGAAGATACAAAGTCTAAGTCTAATAGATGCTCCAGTGATTGACCCGGTTAAAGCGAGTGCAATTGCCATAGAGAGCCTAATTAAGTTGGCCAGACAAGTCAACATGCAACATCAACTCTTATAAATGAGAGCCAACTCTTAACCCCACTAATTTTTATTTGAAAATCTTCACACGAATAGCTAGGCAACATATGCTACTGTAATGTGATGGACTTGACCAAAGACGGAATCTGCTTGGATGAAGCCCTAAATTCTTTAAATAGAACCTATTAACATACCATCTATACTTAACTCGAGTCTACGAAGTTGAGAAGTATTTAGAAAACGCTTTTCCCAAAGTATTTGATAACGTATCAAACTTTTTGCATTATATATTGTCATCTATAATATGGTGTTTTACAAGCTTTAATCGATTATTAACCTACACAAAAATCAAAGAAGCAACAAATTTTTCTAGTTCTCATTTTCTCGATACATAAAGTTTTAACTAGTTGAGAACTTTAATTTAGTTGGGGAGGTACATGACCATAAGACATCTCGACTTTGAGCTCCTTGAAGCAGCTTACAAGCTGGTACGTGATGTATTAAAGGTCTCTAGAGAAGATGAGGTGGTGATAACTATAGATACGGCTGGCGACTGGAATGTGGCTCTTGCTACAGCAGAGGCCGCTATGCTTATAGGTGCCAAGCCTGTGATCTTTCTTCATCAAACCCCTGTAGGCGTGGGAATGGCTGCTGACAAGTACCTACCAGTCAAGGCTTTAACGGCTGTGTTAAGGGAGGCAGATGTGTGGATAGAATACAATAGAAACTGGTTGCTTTACTCAACACCCTATTGGAAGGCTATGGAGACAGGTAGAGTCAAGTATATCTGTCTAGTGGGAATGTATAGCGATATGATGGTTAGAACCATTGGAAGAGTTGACCTCAATGCTATGTACGAGTTTCAGCGAAAGCTAGCGGCTATTACGAAAAGGTGTAAGAGAATGAAAATGAAGAGTCCAAGTGGCATGGATGTAGAGTTCGAGAATGATCCTAGGAGACCTGTGCTTGTAGAAGGTGAGGTTAATGGGCCAGGAGAGTATATGCTTTTTGGCCAAGTAGACTGGGCGCCCATCGAAGACAGTATTAACGGTGTGATAGTTTTCGATGGGTCGGTATGGCCACCCGAGGAACTAGGGATATTAAAGTCTCCAATAAAACTTCACATTTCTGAGGGCAGAGTTAAGAGAATTGAAGGCGGATATGAGGCAAGGGTATTTGAAAAATGGTTAAAGTCGTTTAACGACGAGAGAATGTTTAACATAGCTCACATATCCTATGGATGTAACCCAGGGGCTAAGCTATCAGGTAACATATTAGAGGATGAGCGAGTATGGGGTGTTATTGAATGGGGCATTGGTTCACAGTCCTCAACGTTTAAGGGGAAGCTAGGTCCAGCATCATCCCACACAGATGGGGTTTGCTTAAACCCCACGGTCGAATGTGATGGAGAGGTAATAATAAAGAATGGCGAGTATGTTCACCCAGACCTCTTAGGCATGGCTATGAGATTACGTGGCAAGTAAATAACAATCCTTTTTCTCTCAGCTTTGCTTAAGGAGCTGTATAGAGAAGACACCCCAAGAATGTAAAGCAGACAAAAATGAAAGTATAAAGTATAAATACGATAAAAACGTAAAATTTATATAAACAGTCAAAAATGAAAATGTAAAGTTTATAGATGTTTTTATCCCAAGGGATTAGAGAAATGAAAGCTATACCCAAGTGGCTTTATCCAGTCATAGCAGTGGTAGTAATAATAGCAGTTGTTGTGGCTGTATTTTTAACACGAGTACCTCTAGCACCATCGAAAAAGGTTGTTGTATATGCGTCTCTCTCGGAAATGACTACAGCTGAACCAAGCACTGAATTCTCGAACTCTATTATGTGGCTACCGCTAGTGTACGAGACGCTTGTCTGGTATGATCCTTTCAAGAACGAGTTTATCCCAGGGTTGGCTGAGAGATGGGAGAGTAGTGAAAATGGAACTGTTTGGACATTTTACATTAGGAAAGGTGCAAAATTTCACGATGGTTCACCAATAAATGCTGAGGCCGTAGCTTTCAGCATAAATAGGACAATCGCGCTTGGAAGTGGAGCAGCTTATATATGGGACCCTGTTGATAGAATAGAAGTAGTGAACGAATATACTGTGAGGTTTTATCTAAAGTATCCTGCTCCTCTGCTCAAGATCGCAGCATCACCTTATTCGGCTTATATCTTCTGCCCCAATGTAGTGAAGTACGCTGGAGCTACAAATGCTACTGATTCTAAGGTTTCAGAGTGGTTTAATAGAGGAAATGAGTGTGGGAGTGGCCCCTATAAGCTAATTAAATGGGATCCTGAGTTCGAGGTAGTGCTAGAGAAATGGAGTGATTGGTGGGGGTGGAAAGACCCCAACTATCCACGGAAGTCTTCCCTAGATAAAGCACCCGACTTATTCATAATAAAAATCATAAAGGATGCTGCCACGCAGAGTAGAATGCTCAGAGCAGGTGAGATACAAATAGCGCAGTATGTCCCAATAGAAGACATTGATGATTTCGAGAAAGACCATAATTACGTTGTCGTGCGTAAACCAAGTTTCCAGAACCTCTTAATGTTAGTTAATACTAAGAAGCCGCCGCTTGACAATGTACTTGTGAGGAGAGCTATAGCACATGCCATACCTTACGAGGACATAGTGAAACTTGCACGTGGTGGACTCGCAAGAGTGTCTAGCGGCCCTATACCCTACGGCTTATGGGGCCACTTCGATAACTTAACATACAGATATGACCTTGAATTAGCGAAGAGATTGTTGGCCGAGGCGGGGTATCCAAATGGCATACCTAGAAAGCTAATACTCGTTTATACAGCTGGAGATATCTATGAGGCGAGGACCGCGGAGGTAATTAAAGCATCTCTTGCCAAGATAGGCATAGAAGTAGAGATAAGGCCAATGTCATGGGAGGAACAATGGGCTCTAGCTCAAAAAGGATGGGAATCACCTGAGGAAGCACAAGACCTTTTAATATTCTATTGGTGGCCTGATGTACTATCGCCAATAACATATCTCTACAACATGTTCCATAGTGATAGCAAAGCATTTAACTTGTGTTACTATGAGAACCAAACATTCAACAAGCTCATAATGGAGGCCTATTCACTTGAAGGTTCAGACCCAGATAAGGCACTAAAGCTTTACTATGAGGCTCAGAGAATACTCTACGAGGATGTGCCAGCTGTTCCACTATGGGACGCTACAGATATTAGAGTAGCTGCTGCAAAAATTAAAAACCTTGAAAATGCCATTAACCCAAGCTACCCCACAGTAGTGTTTGCTCAGATGCTAGTTGTAGAAGCGTAATTGGTGCAAGCATGCCAGTAACATATGAATATATAATAAAGAGAATTTTTTTACTTGTGCTTGTCGTCTTTGGCGTCCTCATAGTTACCTTTATTCTAACCCGAGTCATACCAGCTAGACCTGAAGTGCTATGGGTCGGTCCTCATGCACCACTAGAGGCTATTGAAAAAGCGAGAAAAGAACTTCACCTGGATGAGCCCATACATGTACAGCTTTTTTATTACCTCAAGGATTTCTTTTCGGGTAATTGGGGCATCTCATGGAGGACTAAACAACCGGTACTACAGGACATACTATCTGCTCTCCCAGCCACATTGGAGCTGGTTATAGTGGGCTTCGCCATCGCAGTGATCATAGGAATCTTCTTGGGCTTCTACTCGGCATTAAAAATAGGTAGCCTCGTTGACGATGCAATCCGCATTATGGCTATAATAGGGGCTTCAGCCCCTGTTTTCTGGGTTGCGCTGGTATTTCAACTAGTTTTCGCTATATGGCTCGGCGTACTGCCCGCTGGAAAACGAGTTGATACAGCGCTCGCCATTATGACAGGCTTTAAGCCAATAACAGGCTTTTACCTCATCGACTCGCTGATACAAGGTAATTTACTGGTATTTATCGACGTAGCTAAGAGGTTGGTGTTGCCAGCCATCACGCTATCGCTATACCCACTCAGCCTCACTATTCGTATGGTTAGGTCTCTCGCTATTGAGGCTCTGAATGAAAATTACGTGAGGTTCTTAGACGCAAATGGTATTAACCAGAAAACCCTTGTTTACAAATACGTATTGAGGAGTGTGATCTCGCCTGTCATCACGTCACTAGGCCTCAGCTTTGGATATACCATTATTGGAGCATTCATGATCGAGCTAGTCTATGTGTGGCCTGGAATAGGATATTACGCAGGCATGGCTCTTTTAAGCTACGACTACCCAGCAATTCTGGGCTCAATAGTATTTGTCGCAATACTCTACTCTACCATAAATCTCGTAGTAGACTTGATTCACGCATGGATAGACCCTAGGGTGAAATTATGAGACAATGGGCCAAAGAGTTCCTTAGATTCATACTCTATAAAAAGGTGTATCTAGTAGGATTCATAGTAGTGGTTACGTTTACTATTACAGGGGTTATTGCCCCTTACATATTGACACGTCCAAGTGAAGCCTGGGGAGTAGCATATAATCCTGATAAGGCGTTTACACCTCCATCACCAGAGCATCCGCTAGGCACAGACGCCCTTGGCAGAGACTTGGCTAATAGGTTGCTACTTGGCACACGCTTCTCTCTAACCATTGGAGCCTCAGTAGTTCTACTCTCGCTCGCCATAGGGGTGCCCATAGGTCTCATAGCAGGTTACTTCGGTGGTAAACTAGGTACAGCATTAATGAGACTTGCTGATATTTTCCTAGCATTCCCCCCACTATTACTCGCCATAGCATTTGCCTCCGTCCTTGGGAGAGGAATAACCAATACTATAATTGCATTAGCACTGTCTTGGTGGCCATGGTACACCAGACTAGTTTACATTCAAGTAACTTCAGTTAAGTCACTT
Protein-coding regions in this window:
- a CDS encoding ABC transporter permease, which gives rise to MPVTYEYIIKRIFLLVLVVFGVLIVTFILTRVIPARPEVLWVGPHAPLEAIEKARKELHLDEPIHVQLFYYLKDFFSGNWGISWRTKQPVLQDILSALPATLELVIVGFAIAVIIGIFLGFYSALKIGSLVDDAIRIMAIIGASAPVFWVALVFQLVFAIWLGVLPAGKRVDTALAIMTGFKPITGFYLIDSLIQGNLLVFIDVAKRLVLPAITLSLYPLSLTIRMVRSLAIEALNENYVRFLDANGINQKTLVYKYVLRSVISPVITSLGLSFGYTIIGAFMIELVYVWPGIGYYAGMALLSYDYPAILGSIVFVAILYSTINLVVDLIHAWIDPRVKL
- a CDS encoding ABC transporter permease; translation: MRQWAKEFLRFILYKKVYLVGFIVVVTFTITGVIAPYILTRPSEAWGVAYNPDKAFTPPSPEHPLGTDALGRDLANRLLLGTRFSLTIGASVVLLSLAIGVPIGLIAGYFGGKLGTALMRLADIFLAFPPLLLAIAFASVLGRGITNTIIALALSWWPWYTRLVYIQVTSVKSLAYVDAARIIGLNPLVIVFKHIFPNILTPLVTQATLDIGSAILEASALSFLGVGIPPPTPEWGFLVSEGWQYISRAWWISFFPGLAILITVLGFNLFGDALKEFMDPRVRNMMVKVKAVKQ
- a CDS encoding aspartate/glutamate racemase family protein yields the protein MKILVINPVGHSTWNENDRNLYKRFLSPNTVVEVISLPRGPRTVESQESYEEASHLVVEIGTKLVNTYDGIIVNCFLDPGVDELRLKTGNLVIGAGEASLTLARLYGRPIYIVTVGAEKHALNLIWNRVKSLGFENVVADVIGVPLGVEDIDKDKEKTLNMLLEATKPIASKERWITFVLGCTGFGGYAEKIQSLSLIDAPVIDPVKASAIAIESLIKLARQVNMQHQLL
- a CDS encoding DUF917 domain-containing protein, which translates into the protein MLSISTISQAEKLVLGATILGTGGGGNPGEGLAMLKRVLEAGKRIDIVDLGELPEDSVVVVPYYVGSIAPGLAPKKQIKIINAIEKAFEIMEKELGAKIAGVVASELGGENTPIALKIAAEIGIPAIDGDLLGRAAPELHQCTVHIFNIPMHPSVLVSETGNVVIMRGYADIDDYEAIARYLSVLSGRYVAVVDTPMKRHEAEKAVVRGTISKCIRLGEEVLKARAEGRDPVKAIAEVLEGWAVFKGVVERYTWRNEGGFLKGEAIVRGVGLFSGRVLKSWIMNEHIMVWIDNEPLVMPPDLFMLVMDDGTPITNTELKEGMVVNGIAAKAPSVWRTPRGLELFGPRHFGFNYDYIPVEELVKERGLT
- a CDS encoding type II toxin-antitoxin system VapC family toxin, with translation MIVIDASALAKYLLREEGWRVVESYLLQPVYSVDHVVKEVANAIWKHAVLHRYISNDMALAIFSQLKKLIDEKIIIIEPQERYIDKAFSIALDNSISVYDALYIAQALENRRELLTSDSRQANIANKLGIKTILIE
- a CDS encoding ABC transporter substrate-binding protein is translated as MKAIPKWLYPVIAVVVIIAVVVAVFLTRVPLAPSKKVVVYASLSEMTTAEPSTEFSNSIMWLPLVYETLVWYDPFKNEFIPGLAERWESSENGTVWTFYIRKGAKFHDGSPINAEAVAFSINRTIALGSGAAYIWDPVDRIEVVNEYTVRFYLKYPAPLLKIAASPYSAYIFCPNVVKYAGATNATDSKVSEWFNRGNECGSGPYKLIKWDPEFEVVLEKWSDWWGWKDPNYPRKSSLDKAPDLFIIKIIKDAATQSRMLRAGEIQIAQYVPIEDIDDFEKDHNYVVVRKPSFQNLLMLVNTKKPPLDNVLVRRAIAHAIPYEDIVKLARGGLARVSSGPIPYGLWGHFDNLTYRYDLELAKRLLAEAGYPNGIPRKLILVYTAGDIYEARTAEVIKASLAKIGIEVEIRPMSWEEQWALAQKGWESPEEAQDLLIFYWWPDVLSPITYLYNMFHSDSKAFNLCYYENQTFNKLIMEAYSLEGSDPDKALKLYYEAQRILYEDVPAVPLWDATDIRVAAAKIKNLENAINPSYPTVVFAQMLVVEA
- a CDS encoding ATP-binding protein translates to MEIRFVDRVEELDKLMAYAEKGFYLILHLYGPEESGETRLLKEFYKVVVEMPTCSSCAI
- a CDS encoding CopG family transcriptional regulator; translation: MSVVISIRVPKKLKEQMDMLKGYVDWGEEIRKFIERRVEELRRVYVLEEVRKVIEQLPEVPRGTVTRYLREDRDSN